The Salirhabdus salicampi DNA segment TGGCATCCATTGATAAAACATATGATACACACCATTCCACTGTACGAAGCCATTCGGATCGTTAATTAGCCCAACTGGTGGGACAATATGGTAGTCAAGACGATAACGATCTTCCTCAACTTTTTGACAATGCTGTTCATATGTTTCTATTGCCTCATTTCGCAGTTGTTTATCGGCTTGTCGATTCATGAAATCACCCCCGGTCGTTTTGCAGTAGCTGTTCTACTTCGGTTTTCGTTGGTAAAGCTGTCATCGCTCCTTTTGTAGATGCAGCAAGTCCTCCAGATACACTTGCAAATTGTGCCATTTGAACCGCCTCTTCAAGGGTTAACGTAGATAAGTCCCGTGAAAATTCATTCACTGAATATAAAATACCGGAAACAAAGGCATCTCCTGCACCTGTTGTATCAACGGCTTTCACTTTTCGGGCAGGAACATGTGCATAACCGTCTTTTGTGACGACGTAGCTTCCATCTTCTCCTAACGTTACGAGAATAAATGGGATATTGTATGCTTCTAGTTGAGCAATCCCTTTCTCAATATTTGTTTCCCCTGTAATAAATGTTAATTCTTCATCGGATATTTTTAACACATCTGCATGTTCTAGCATTGATATAATACGTTCTTTTGCTTCTTTTGCGTCTTTCCATAAGCCTAACCGTAAATTTGGATCGTAAGAAATGACTACCCCATTTTCTTTGGCAAGTTGTACAGCAGACATAGTTGCAGTTCGGGCTGGGTCATCAATTAATGAAATAGAACCAAAATGTAATACGTTATTTTCTTTGAACATTGTTGATTCAATTTCTTCTTTTTGTAAAAAACGGTCTGCACTTGGATCAATATAAAAATCAAAACTACGTTCTCCATTTGCGGCTAGTGTTACAAACACGATACCTGTACGGTGTTCTTTTGATAGCAACATATAGTTTGTATTTACATGAAAATCTTGCAACGTTTTTTGTAAAAATCTCCCCATTACATCATCTCCGACTTTACCTAAAAAAGTTGAAGGAGTACCAAGTTGGGCTACACCAACTGCCACATTTGCAGGAGCCCCACCTGGGCTTTTTTGCAAGGATATATTTTCTTGATCCAGCGGGATAAAGTCAATTAAAGCTTCACCTAAACAAATTACACCATTTTTCATAAAATTCGCTCTCCTTTATACTTTCTTGTCAATCGTTCAAAAAGCCAGGCAAAAGTAGCCTGACTTTTTGAACATTCTTTTATTCTTCTTTCCAACCTAATAATAAGGTTGTCACAAATGCACCACCAGCTGCAATTAAGAAGCCAATTGCATAATTTAGCGGGTCCTGTACAATTGCAAACATTGGAATACCGGTTAATCCTAGTCCGTTTGCTGTTACTTGCGTAAATGTCACGTAAAAGCCTCCTAGGGCTCCTCCGATTGCTGCACCAATAAACGGACGACGGTATCTTAAGTTTACACCAAATATGACAGGCTCTGTAATTCCTAAAAAGGCAGACAATGAAGCGGGAGCTGCTATACTTTTCGTTTTCTTACTTTTCGTTTTCGTAAAGACAGCTAGACCTGCTCCACCTTGTGCTACGTTAGCCATTGCCCAAATAGGCAACAAGTAGTTGACACCGATTTTCCCTAGAATCTCTGCTTCGATTGCGTGGAAACTATGGTGTACACCTGTAAGAACAATCATAGAATAAAGACCACCGAACACTAAACCTGCTCCACCGGCAATTGTACCGTAAATCACATCTAGGCCTGTTGTAATTGCATCTCCTAATGCTCTTCCTAACGGTCCCACTACAAGAAGCGCAACAAATCCTGTGAAAATAACCGTTAAAAATGGAGTAACTAGTAAATCAATCGCATTTGGAACTACTTTACGTAATCGTTTCTCAACAATACTCATAACATACACCGTAAGTAGAACGGGAATTACAGTTCCTTGATAACCTAACATTGCCACTTCTATACCGAAAAAGTCCATATATTCCGGCTCTGCATTCGATAATACCCAAGGATTTAACAGAGCTGGATGGGTCATAATTCCACCAATTACTGCACCTAAATACGTATTCCCACCAAATTCTTTTGCAGCACTAAAACCAATTAAGATTGGTAAAATGATAAATGCTGCCGCAGAGAACATGTCCAGCATGACATAGAGTGCACTTTCTGAATCTACCCAGTTGTATGTGTTCATCATTCCGAGAAGACCCATTAACATACCACTAGCTACGATAGCTGGAATAATTGGTACAAATATATTGGATAACGTACGGGCAAACCGTGCCAGTGGATTCATCTTACGCTTTGCCGCCTCTTTATGAGCTTCACTGGATTGCGTTTCTGCAGATAGTCCTAATTCCTTTGCAAATGGTTCATAAACTTTGTTTACGACACCTGTACCGAATATGATTTGGTACTGTCCTGAACTTGAAAAAGCACCTTGAACACCGTCTAACTCCTCAATTTCTTTTTGATTAATTTTTTCTTCATCTTCAATGACAAGACGAAGTCTAGTTGCACAGTGTGTTCCACTGACGATATTATCTTTTCCCCCAAGTAACGGGATGAGCTTATTCGCTACCTCTTGATGATTCATAGCTTCTCCTCTTTTCTGTCTGTTTTTCTATAAGGAACATTAAAGGAAGGTTATTAGACAATAAAAAAGACCTAAAGTGTGTAGAAAAGGATATAAGTATCCCTTTAAACACAATTTAGGTCTTGCCTGCCGAACAGTCACAATCCTTTAATATTCCGTTGTTTACGTTTTCATTTTATGTCGATTTTTGTGAACTGTCAACAACTTTTTTTAATCTCTTTCAACCATTCGTTGAATATGCAATGTAATATAACCGATTTCAGATATAGGTAGTTCAATATCGTATTCTTCTTTTGCAAACTGACCAAGTTTATCTGCACAATCATAAGCTGTTTTATATTTCTCTTGTAGTAAGGCCAACATATCAGGGTCCATTGAATGGAACGGTTTTTGTTGATTGATTCTATTAATGGCAAAGCGTAAATGGGTAACGAGTCGCTGGTGAGATATGCTATCCTCTTCTATTTGATAGCCCATTTTATTGCCAATAAATTGAACAAAATCATTAATGATCGTTGTTTGTTTTAACGTTTGTTCCATATTTATGGAATCTAATTTTGCCGTATGAATGTGCAGGGCAATATGGCCCGCTTCATCCTCGGGTATTGGGATACCAAACTTCTTTTCCATCTGTTGTTTCGCCCATAGTCCAATTTTATATTCTTCTTTATATAAGACCTTGATTTCCATTAACAATTTATTTTTTACAGTAAATCCTTCTTTTAGCCGTTCGATAGCGAAGGACAAATGATCTGTTAAAGAAATGTGAATATGATTACTTAGGGGAACTTGCAAAACACCTTCAGCATAGCTGATAATTTCTTCAGCCATATCTATAATGTCTACTGAAATGGTACGAAGCAATTGCTGAAACTTTTCATTGCCTTCTTCCATAATAAAGATTTTTTCAATTTTCCCTTCAGGAATAATGTCATTTTTCCGTTTTTGGAACGCAATACCTGGACCCATGACAATCTTTTCTTTACCATCTTCTTTTACGACGACTGCATTGTTATTTAATACTTTGAAAATTCTCACCGTATACTCCCCTTAGACATTGTTCACTTTGCATGCCTATCATCATAGCATATAAAAAATGGTCACGCCACTAACCAACAAAGGCATCGTCCAAAATAGACAAACAAAAAGGACATACTCTTTTCAGTATGCCCGGGTTCACCAATGCTATTTTATAGTGAGTCATATCGCAAATCATTTTTTACAAGATCAGCGAAATTCTCCCGTTGAATAACTAATTGATCTTTTCCATTTTCAACAAATACAACGGCTGCTTTTGGGAACCGATTGTAATGACTGGCCATCGAATAACTGTAAGCACCTGTTGAATAAACGGCTAAAAGATCACCTGATTGGATACTTTCTGGAACTTGCAAGTCCCAAATTAGCATATCCCCTGATTCGCAACACTTCCCAGCAATCGAAACAGTTTTGGATTTCGGTTCATTAAAACGGTTGGCTACAACGGCTTCATATTTCGCATTGTATAAAGCAGGACGTATATTATCGGTCATGCCTCCATCAACAGCTACATACGTACGTACCCCAGGGATTTCTTTAATTGAGCCGACTTTGTAGACCGTAATCGCTGTGTCACCTACAATAGCCCGGCCAGGTTCAATCCAAATTTCTGGCATATTCAGTTTACGTGCATTCGTTTGCTTTTTCACTTCCGCAACGAGGGCTTCTACATAAGCAGCCAATGGTTTCGGCTCATCATCATCTGTATATCTAATCCCAAACCCACCACCTAAATTGAGGACGGATGGTGAATAATTGTACTCTGTATTCCAATGATCAATAACGTCAAACAGTTTTTGGACAGCCATAATAAAACCGTCAGTTTCAAAGATTTGTGAACCAATATGACAGTGTAAGCCGACGACATGAATTTGGTCATGATTCAACAATTGTGCTAACGCTTTATCTGCTTGTCCGTTTGCTAAATCAAAACCGAATTTTGAATCTTCTTGTCCTGTTAGAATATAGTCATGTGTGTGGGCTTCAATACCAGGTGTAACCCGCAACAATACATTCATTTCTTTACCTTGCTTCTTCAGGACATACTCTAATAGTTCGATTTCATGAAAATTATCCAACACAATACAACCAACATCATGTTCGACAGCCATTTCAATCTCTTCAATATTTTTATTGTTTCCATGTAAATGAATGCGGTCAGTCGGGAAATCAGCCTGCAAAGCTGTATATAGCTCCCCTTGTGATACAACATCTAAGCTTAGCCCTTCTTGTTTTGCTACTTGAAGCATCGCAATGGAGGAAAAAGCTTTACTCGCATAGGCAACTTGATATTTGACATTTTCTTTTTGAAAGGCGTCAACAAATGCTCTAGCATTGCTGCGAATTTTTTCAACATCATATATAAATAAAGGTGTTCCGTACTTTTCTGCCAGTTTTGTAACATCCATGCTAGCAAAATATAAATGTTCTTTTTGAACCGTATTTTGAACCATTTTCTTCACCCCTGTCTATATGAAAAAAGAAAAGAGACAGCTCGGCACTGCCTCGTATAATAAATAATTTATAAAAGATACTGTATCATATTCTAACAGGGGTTTCAATACGTTCTAGTTAGACTGACGTCGAATGTTGCGCGGTTTCGTAATTTTTGGACGTACCTTTTCCAAGGGTACTGATACGCGAAACATAATTTGCAAAATCGATTTTCCATCAAACGGCATTAACGGCCATAAATAAGGTGTATTTAAGGAATTTAAGCGAGTGAGGAATAAGAGCAGTATCGTTATACCGATAACGAACCCGATCGGACCATACAAGGCTGTAGATAAAATTAACAATACCCTCGTAATTTTGTTCGCTACACTTAACTCATAGCTAGGGGTTGCAAACGCACCAATTGCACTTATAGCGACATAAAGAATAACCTCAGGCATAAATAATCCAACATTTATCGCTATCTCACCAATCAACACCGCAGCAATTAAACCCATCGCAGTAGAAAGAGGAGTCGGTGTATGAATGGCAGCCATCCGTAAAAACTCAATTCCAATATCAGCTAAAATTATTTGGACTAAAACGGGAATATTTCCTTCTTCACTCGGGCCGATAAATTCCAATCCGGCAGGAAGTAAATTTGGATGTAAAACAAATAGTAACCATAACGGTAATAAGAAAACAGAAGAGAAAATGCCTAAAAATCTTGTCCACCGGATAAAGGTACCTACTGCCGGTGATTGTCGATACTCTTCGGCATGTTGGACATGGTGAAAAAATGTTGTCGGTGTAATAATCATACTAGGTGATGTATCAACTGTAATGACAACATGCCCCTCTAATAAGTGAGCGGCTGCGACATCTGGCCGTTCAGTATAGCGGACGAGTGGATAAGGATTAAATCCCTGCTTCACTAAAAACTCCTCTATCGTCTTTTCCGCCATTGATAACCCATCAATACTAATGTTATTTAGCTCTTTTTTTATGACTTTCACAAGTTGGGGATCCGCAACGTCTTGTATATAGGCGATGCAAATATCCGTTTTGGACCTTTCCCCAATTTGTAAGATTTCATGACGTAACCGCTCATCTCGTATACGTCTTCTCGTTAATGCCGTGTTTTCGATAATATTTTCTGTATAGCCGTCTCTTGAACCACGAACAACCTTTTCGGTATCCGGCTCTTGAGGACCTCGACCCGGATATTGACGAACATCAACTATAAAGCCTTCAGATTCACCGTCAATAAAAATTACGATTAATCCTGATAGAAGCTTATCAACCACTTCGTCCATTTTTTTTACAGGTTCAACCTGTTGATGAACGAGGCGATTTTTAATGACCTCTTTTAATTTTGCTTTGTTAGATTCACTATCATTAATATCAATAATTTGACGCAATAACTGTACAATTACTGACGTATCACACAAACCGGTAACATAGTAAAGGTGTACATCCGTTTTCATAACTTGAACATCACGGAATCCTACGTCAAATGATACGCCAACACCTAAACGGTCTTTCATATATTGTTGATTTTCTTTTATTTTTGAAGATACGGCAACGCTTTGTGATGTACTCATGAAAAAGACCGACCCTTTCCTTTAACACTCTTATCCTTTCGGCTTAAAAAACACGGATACAAGGAACCCAAACAATATGGCAGATGCAATACCTGCCGATGTTAAGGAGAAAATTCCGATCGAAACACCTAAAAATCCGTGTTCTTCAGCTTGTTTCATTGCACCGTGTACGAGGGAATGGCCAAAACTTGTGATCGGCACTGTAGCACCTGCTCCAGCAAATTTTATTAACTTATCATATAGACCAAACCCATCTAATACTGCACCTGTAACGACGAATAACGTCATAACATGAGCAGGGGTCCATCTCGTTAAATCAAACAACAGTTGACCTATAACACATATTCCACCACCTACAAGAAAGGCCCATACGTAATCCATCACTCATTCAACCCCTCTCTCATGAACACGACGCCATGTGCAATGGTTGGAATGGTCTCCTTTTGTTGAACCATTGTCGGACTAAGTAATGCACCAGTCGCTACGACGAGTACCTTGTTTAACTTACCTTTTCGTAATTCCGATAATATATGTCCATAAGTGACTACAGCAGAACAAGCACAGCCACTTCCACCAGCAAACGCTTGCTGATCACTACTATAAATCATTAGACCACAATCATTATGTTTCATATCGACGTTAAAACCGTCTTCTTTTAACATATCTTTTAAAATTGGACTTCCAATTGAAGACAAATCACCTGTCAAAATCAAATCGTAATCGCTTGGCATTCTCCCTAAATCTTGGAGATGGGTTTTAATCGTATCGTATGCTGCAGGTGCCATCGCGGATCCCATATCAAAAGGGTTATTCATTTGGTAATCCATAACTTTTCCAATCGTGGCACTTTCTATACGAATATCAGATTTTTTCTTCGAAACTATTCCCGCTCCAGCTCCGGTTACAGTTGTTGTTGCTGTATCTGGCTTTTGACCTCCATACTCGGTAGGGTAGCGGTATTGACGTTCTGCTGTGGCATAATGACTGCTCGTGGCAGCTGCAGCATAGTTAGCAAACCCTGCATCGACTAATGCAGACCCTACGGCTAATGTCTCCATAGAGGTTGAACACGCACCAAACATCCCTAAAAAAGGAACAGCCATTGAACGCGCTACATAATTTGCCGAAATAATTTGGTTCAATAAATCTCCACCAAGTAAAATATCAATATCACTTTTTTGTAAATTTGCCTTTTGTAAACAAAGGTCAATGGCTGTTTGAAGCAACTTTCGCTCTGCTAACTCCCAGTTTTTTTCCCCACAATGTAAATCATTAAAAGATTGATCAAACGTTCCCCCTAATGGCCCTTGTGCTTCTCGAGGACCAGTTACAGAAGCCCCTTCTGTTAAATAAATATTATTTTCATATAGCCATGTTTGTTTTCCCATTTTTCTCATCCGTTTTTCCTCCTACATCCACTGTTGAATGATGTACCGAACGACCCCGACTAAGTATGCGGCAACTGTACCAAACACTATAACCGGACCGGCTAACTTAAACATGTTAGAGGCAACTCCTAACACAAAACCTTCACTTTTATATTCTAGTGCTGCACTCGTAATCGTATTGGAAAATCCGGTGACAGGTACTGCTGTGCCTGCACCAGCAAACTGACCTAACTTATCATACCAACCGAGCCCTGTGAAAATAGCTGCAAGCAAAATTAATGTCGTGACAGTCGGATTTACAGCTTGTTTTTCACTAAAGTCGAATACATTAATGTACATGTTCGTTAGCATTTGGCCAAACACACAAATAAGCCCACCAATAATATAGGCTTTAACACAGTTTAGAAAGATATTCGGTTTTGGTTGATATTGCTTTACCGTGTTTTTATAATTATGCTTCTGAAATTTTTGACTCATATGTCCACCTCATTTTATTGAACAAATATAATCCATTGAAAAAGGGAACCAAAAATTTTGCCAAAGACTAACGCACCAAGTAACCATAAAAGGTGGGTTTCCATACCAATCCTCTTCGTGATAATCGGGAACACGTTTAGTACTTCCGTTAACCCAGCCGCTAACATCCCAATAAATATTCCGTGAAAACAACCCCAAATAATCATGAAGATAATAGGGAGTTGTAAGGATACCCCATCAAAGGATAAAATAGTCCCCATCCACGCTCCCATTACCACACTCGCCTCGAAATATAATATATATTTTCTCCCTTTCGCTAGCTGAATCAACCGGGGAATGATTCCAAGTACAGTTAAAAATGCAACAAATCCTGCACCTACGGCTAATCCTGCGGCAAGGCCGATTATGATTTCGAGTACATTAATCATCTGCATCTTTTTGGCTCACTTTATTTTCGTGCATAATGACATAGTGGTCTAAATTTTGTTGATAATTAAACATTTCAACCTCTAAGGGGCTAGGCTCTTCGTTAATCCGTTTTTTAAATAAATGATTAAAAAACAAAATCATCCCGAGGCCAAGACCGATAGAATAAGGGATTTGTAACCAAAGGGGATACTTCTCCCACCTTCCCGTCATCATAAAATGGAGCTGTTGCTGAACCTCTTGCATACTCACATCATAGTGAAAGTTCATAATTGCCATTGCTGCCCCAATGAACAACAACAACCAAATAAAAGAAACAAGGATGAAATTCGGCTTTTTATTCGTATAATCTTTAATATTCACAATGGTTTGGTTTGGTCCTAATGGTTGTATTTCAAGGTGTGGAAACTGTTCCCGAATTTTTTCTACGACAGAAAAAATATCAAAGATGACGATATTTCGATCATGTTTTTTAATTTGGTATAAAAAAAACTGTTCTAATAATAATTTCCATTGCTCACTAGCCGAAATAACAGCAATATCCTTAAGTAACACTTTATGTTCCTTTGGAACGGAAATTTTATTGCGTAAGCGAAGATAGACAATCTCCCCCATCGTTATACCTCCTCATGATGAGAAGTCTGAAGTTATTATGTGTCATATTCTTCATTTTCATGCGGCCACTCATAGGATCATAAGCAGAAAAAAGCACAAAAAAAAATACCGGAAACATCCGGTATTTTACGTTTTCATTTGATCTTTTATTTGACTTAAAATCTTTTTCTCTAATCTTGATACTTGAACTTGAGAAATTTCTAGCCGTTCTGCGACTTCTGATTGGGTTTTATCTTTAAAATAACGCAAATAAATAATTAGTCGCTCTCGATCATTCAGGCTTCGAATGACTTCTTTCAACGCGATTTTATCAAACCACTTCGTATCCTCATCTGCTATTTGATCAAGCAGAGTGATTGGATCACCGTCGTTTTCATACACCGTTTCATGGATGGAATGAGGTGATTTTGACGCTTCTTGTGCAAAAACAATATCTTCAGGGGATATGTCTAGTTCGTCCGCAATTTCCTGCACAGTTGGTGAACGTCCTAACTTTTTCGTTAATTCATCCTTTTTCCTTCTAACCTTGTTGCCTGTTTCTTTTAAAGACCGACTTACTTTTACACTGCCATCGTCACGAATAAAACGTTGGATTTCACCGATTATCATCGGTACAGCGTAAGTTGAAAATTTTACATCATAAGAAAGATCAAACTTATCAATTGATTTTAATAATCCAATACAGCCGATTTGAAATAAATCATCTGCGTCGTATCCTCTGTTAAGAAATCGTTGTACTACGGACCAAACCAATCGGGTATTTCGCTCGACAAGCAGATCACGGGCTTCTTGGTTCCCGCTTTGACTACTTTCGATTAATTGTTTCACTTCTTCATCAGGCAACTGTTTTTCTTTATTTTGTTGCAAGTGCACATCCATAGGCATGGCCCCTTAATTACACAAGGTTTTACTTTGTTTAAAGTATTTTTTAAACCTAACAATCGTCCCCATTCCTGGTGTTGATGAAATTTCTACTTCATCCATGAAGTTTTCCATAATCGTAAATCCCATTCCAGAACGTTCCAATTCCGGTTTCGAAGTGTATAACGGCTGCTTAGCTTCATCTACATTTTCAATACCAATTCCTTCATCGCGAATTTCAATGGCTACATGGTCGTCACGCAACTGCCCATTAATCACAACTTTACCTTCACTATTATTTTCATAGCCGTGGATAATCGCATTTGTTACAGCTTCGGAAACGACTGTCTTAATTTCTGTTAGCTCATCCATTGTTGGATCAACTTGGGATACAAATGCAGCAACTGTGACACGGGCAAAGGATTCGTTTTCACTTCGAGCTGAAAAAGATAAAGTCATTTCATTATTCATGACGCCACCCCCAAGCTTTTCAGCGCGAAGTTTTCATCTTCTTCTAAACGAATAATTTTAAATAAACCTGACAAGTCAAACAGTCGCTTAACAGAAGGAGAAATTGAACATACTACCATTTCTCCACCTAATTGTTTCGTTTCCTTATATCGACCCAACATGACACCTAAACCGGAACTATCCATAAAACTTAACGTTTCCAAATTCACAATCACGTGCCGGATAGGTTCCTTTTGCATTTCTTTTTGCCACTTTTCTTTTAATTGTTCAGATGTATGGTGATCAAGTTCACCGGACAATCTTACGAGTAAAACATCTTCTTTACTTTCAAATTCAACGGAAAGACTCAACCTTTGTGCCTCCTTTTTTATGATGCTAATTGAGTCTTTCGCTTTTTCTTTTTTTATTTCCTGCTTGGCGACAAAAGAAGTGTTGATTCGATGAAATTGGTTATCATATCGTTACGATTTGACAAATTCCTTAAAGGATCGCTTTAAAAGGGTCCATATATTTGCAGTCTTCATATCATCCTTTAACACCAATGGTGTTTCGGACAACACTTTATCCCCATTTTTAATTTGCAACACTCCGACTCGATCCCCTTTTTTCATCGGCACTTTTAACCCTTTGTCATACTTAATCTCTTTTTTCACCTGTTCTGCATTTTCACCTTTTTTCAACAGTAGGGAAACATTATCACTCGTTACAACATCTACTTTCTCACTTTGGGCGTTGATCATAGATAGTTGATCAACTACGTCAAAACGTTTGTATAGGGGTTTCGTTTCAAACTGATGAAAGGCATAATCAAGCATTGTCGTTATGTCTCGATTTCGCTTTTTTGTCGTGTCAGCACCCATTGCAACAGCGATAACCCTCATGTCGCCACGCTTTGCCGTAGCAGTTAAACAGTATTTCGCTTCATTTGTATAGCCTGTTTTTAACCCATCTACTCCTTTATAAAACTTCACAAGCTTGTTCGTGTTTACAAGCCAAAATTCATCCTCTGTACCTTTACGTAAGTAATCATCGTAAATGCTTGTATATTCTGTTATCTTTTGATGCTTTAGCAGTTCTTTTGCCATAATAGCTAAATCTTTCGCTGTACTATAATGGTTTTTGGCAGGGAGTCCTGTAGTATTTTGAAATTGTGTGTCTTTCAACCCAAGCTGTTTCACCTTTTCATTCATCAATTTCACAAATGCTTTTTCACTGCCAGCGATACGCTCCGCTAATGCTACAGAGGCATCATTCCCTGAAGCAATTGCAACCCCTTTTAGCAGGTCATGCACAGTCATTTCTTCGCCAGCCTCTAAGAAAATTTGTGAACCACCCATGGAAGCTGCATGTTCACTGATGCGAACTTTTTCATCAAGCTTAATTGTACCTTTTTCAAGAGCTTCCATAATAAGAATAAGGGTCATGATTTTCGTCATACTTGCTGGTGGTAATCGCTTATCAGCATTTTTCGTATACAATACTTTTCCAGTGTCCTTTTCCATCAAGATTGCTGATTTAGAATGTTCCGCAAGGTCTAAGTCGTTAGATTCTTCCGCAAAGATTGATGTCATCGGAAATGAAACAAGCATGGAAAGTGTGATCATCAATGCTGTAATTTTTTTCATTCATTTTCCCTCCATTCCTGATGTTTCATATTTTTTCCATGTAACACAAAATTTATAACCATTTTTTAAAAGAAAAAGCCCTAACTTTTTGTTAGGGCTTGGGTCCTTGCTTACTTTGTAATAATATCCTGGATTAGTGTAGGTGGATCCACTCTTTCGGGCTGTATTGTAATGTTGGAATATAACTTTTCTTTCACTTGTTCAATGGATGTATCATTGGCATGAATCGTTAGGATTGGTTCATCTTTTTCAACGTAGTCCCCGACTTTTTTATGAAGAAAAATGCCTACAGCATGATCAATAATCGATTCTTTCGTTGCTCGGCCTGCACCTAGCATCATAGCCGCTGTGCCAATTTCATCAGCAACCATCTCTTGAATGTAACCAGATTCCTTTGCTAACAGGGAAACTCGATTTGCTGCTTGGGGCAATCTTGATTGATCATCAATCACAGCGTCATCTCCGCCTTGAGCACGTAAAAAATTGCGAAACTTTTCCAAAGCTAAATCATTTTCCATGCTCTGTTCAAGCATTTGTTTCGCTTGATCAAGTGTATCAGCCTTTTTTGCTAACACTACCATTTGACTACCGAGGGTTAAACAAAGTTCTGTTAAATCTTCTGGTCCTTCCCCTCTTAACGTATCAATTGCTTCTTTTACTTCAAGTGCATTTCCGATGGCTCTGCCTAATGGCTGACTCATATCACTAATAACAGCCATTGTATGACGGTTTACTTGGTTCCCGATATCAACCATCGCCTTTGCCAACTTTTGCGCTTCTTCAGTGCTCTTCATAAATGCACCCGCCCCGGTTTTTACATCCAAAACGATGGCATCAGCACCAGCGGCAATTTTCTTACTCATAATAGAGCTGGCAATAAGGGGAATGGAGTTTACCGTGGCCGTTACATCTCGTAAACCATACAACTGCTTATCGGCTGGGGTTAAATTTCCTGATTGACCCATCACTGCGACATGATTTTTGTTCACAAGATTAATAAATTGCTGTTTGTCTAATTCCACATTAAAGCCTGGGACAGATTCTAATTTATCAATCGTACCACCTGTATGCCCTAAGCCACGTCCGCTCATTTTCGCAACAGGTACACCAA contains these protein-coding regions:
- a CDS encoding aminoimidazole riboside kinase, with protein sequence MKNGVICLGEALIDFIPLDQENISLQKSPGGAPANVAVGVAQLGTPSTFLGKVGDDVMGRFLQKTLQDFHVNTNYMLLSKEHRTGIVFVTLAANGERSFDFYIDPSADRFLQKEEIESTMFKENNVLHFGSISLIDDPARTATMSAVQLAKENGVVISYDPNLRLGLWKDAKEAKERIISMLEHADVLKISDEELTFITGETNIEKGIAQLEAYNIPFILVTLGEDGSYVVTKDGYAHVPARKVKAVDTTGAGDAFVSGILYSVNEFSRDLSTLTLEEAVQMAQFASVSGGLAASTKGAMTALPTKTEVEQLLQNDRG
- a CDS encoding sucrose-specific PTS transporter subunit IIBC — protein: MNHQEVANKLIPLLGGKDNIVSGTHCATRLRLVIEDEEKINQKEIEELDGVQGAFSSSGQYQIIFGTGVVNKVYEPFAKELGLSAETQSSEAHKEAAKRKMNPLARFARTLSNIFVPIIPAIVASGMLMGLLGMMNTYNWVDSESALYVMLDMFSAAAFIILPILIGFSAAKEFGGNTYLGAVIGGIMTHPALLNPWVLSNAEPEYMDFFGIEVAMLGYQGTVIPVLLTVYVMSIVEKRLRKVVPNAIDLLVTPFLTVIFTGFVALLVVGPLGRALGDAITTGLDVIYGTIAGGAGLVFGGLYSMIVLTGVHHSFHAIEAEILGKIGVNYLLPIWAMANVAQGGAGLAVFTKTKSKKTKSIAAPASLSAFLGITEPVIFGVNLRYRRPFIGAAIGGALGGFYVTFTQVTANGLGLTGIPMFAIVQDPLNYAIGFLIAAGGAFVTTLLLGWKEE
- a CDS encoding PRD domain-containing protein — its product is MRIFKVLNNNAVVVKEDGKEKIVMGPGIAFQKRKNDIIPEGKIEKIFIMEEGNEKFQQLLRTISVDIIDMAEEIISYAEGVLQVPLSNHIHISLTDHLSFAIERLKEGFTVKNKLLMEIKVLYKEEYKIGLWAKQQMEKKFGIPIPEDEAGHIALHIHTAKLDSINMEQTLKQTTIINDFVQFIGNKMGYQIEEDSISHQRLVTHLRFAINRINQQKPFHSMDPDMLALLQEKYKTAYDCADKLGQFAKEEYDIELPISEIGYITLHIQRMVERD
- the lysA gene encoding diaminopimelate decarboxylase produces the protein MVQNTVQKEHLYFASMDVTKLAEKYGTPLFIYDVEKIRSNARAFVDAFQKENVKYQVAYASKAFSSIAMLQVAKQEGLSLDVVSQGELYTALQADFPTDRIHLHGNNKNIEEIEMAVEHDVGCIVLDNFHEIELLEYVLKKQGKEMNVLLRVTPGIEAHTHDYILTGQEDSKFGFDLANGQADKALAQLLNHDQIHVVGLHCHIGSQIFETDGFIMAVQKLFDVIDHWNTEYNYSPSVLNLGGGFGIRYTDDDEPKPLAAYVEALVAEVKKQTNARKLNMPEIWIEPGRAIVGDTAITVYKVGSIKEIPGVRTYVAVDGGMTDNIRPALYNAKYEAVVANRFNEPKSKTVSIAGKCCESGDMLIWDLQVPESIQSGDLLAVYSTGAYSYSMASHYNRFPKAAVVFVENGKDQLVIQRENFADLVKNDLRYDSL
- a CDS encoding spore germination protein; amino-acid sequence: MSTSQSVAVSSKIKENQQYMKDRLGVGVSFDVGFRDVQVMKTDVHLYYVTGLCDTSVIVQLLRQIIDINDSESNKAKLKEVIKNRLVHQQVEPVKKMDEVVDKLLSGLIVIFIDGESEGFIVDVRQYPGRGPQEPDTEKVVRGSRDGYTENIIENTALTRRRIRDERLRHEILQIGERSKTDICIAYIQDVADPQLVKVIKKELNNISIDGLSMAEKTIEEFLVKQGFNPYPLVRYTERPDVAAAHLLEGHVVITVDTSPSMIITPTTFFHHVQHAEEYRQSPAVGTFIRWTRFLGIFSSVFLLPLWLLFVLHPNLLPAGLEFIGPSEEGNIPVLVQIILADIGIEFLRMAAIHTPTPLSTAMGLIAAVLIGEIAINVGLFMPEVILYVAISAIGAFATPSYELSVANKITRVLLILSTALYGPIGFVIGITILLLFLTRLNSLNTPYLWPLMPFDGKSILQIMFRVSVPLEKVRPKITKPRNIRRQSN
- the spoVAE gene encoding stage V sporulation protein AE; its protein translation is MDYVWAFLVGGGICVIGQLLFDLTRWTPAHVMTLFVVTGAVLDGFGLYDKLIKFAGAGATVPITSFGHSLVHGAMKQAEEHGFLGVSIGIFSLTSAGIASAILFGFLVSVFFKPKG